One window of Papaver somniferum cultivar HN1 chromosome 9, ASM357369v1, whole genome shotgun sequence genomic DNA carries:
- the LOC113314177 gene encoding uncharacterized protein LOC113314177 yields MGTDKGSASGTSLIALSRHQQVALDLVPESLRSESTIRLIISGGESTGKSTLISVIVHSTREFCGRTADKNLSYKKLEAERRRRMQVDFKGTKLIIIDEYNMIDIKMLANIDLSSKRHFFNKRTFWKYFCCARR; encoded by the exons ATGGGCACTGACAAGGGTTCTGCTTCGGGTACCTCTCTCATTGCTCTGTCAAGACATCAACAAGTCGCACTTGATCTTGTTCCGGAATCTTTGAGATCAGAATCTACTATTCGGTTGATTATCAGTGGAGGGGAAAGCACGGGAAAGTCAACTCTTATAAGTGTCATTGTTCACTCAACAAGGGAATTTTGTGGCAGAACAGCGGATAAGAACCTTTCGTATAAGAAGCTGGAGGCAGAACGGCGCAGACGTATGCAG GTTGATTTTAAAGGAACCAAGCTGATCATTATTGACGAATACAACATGATCGACATAAAAATGCTTGCAAACATCGATCTTTCGAGTAAGAGACATTTTTTCAACAAACGAACCTTTTGGAAATATTTCTGTTGTGCTCGTCGGTGA
- the LOC113311361 gene encoding F-box protein At5g07610-like, translating into MTSLSDCKKSSSSAASIIISNVDLLTPLLLCLPVKSLLVFKSVSKQWFSIISDPFFSKIYNLRNSLSIQGLYTQIWQGGAIKNLEYIPLDGSSSSAPLKTIRIINDPPGIRIVQSCNGLMCYKSGCYDNIPRKVYPTYYVCNPSTRQYRPIVCEFQKYKKGFKDLISVSIAYDPLKSTHYKVVCIWLVSRFKDFFHYQVEIYSSETASWKLSGEVFSKPGRYYLGSGVFWNGSLHWAATFEVDRFFYFDVDQELRMEMQMPLYDQELRMEIKYFGECKGHLCLIVTQK; encoded by the coding sequence ATGACATCTCTTTCTGATTGCaagaaatcatcatcatcagcagcatctATTATTATTAGCAATGTTGATTTGTTAACTCCGCTTCTACTGTGTTTACCAGTAAAATCTTTGCTGGTATTTAAATCCGTATCGAAACAATGGTTTTCCATTATTTCCGATCCGTTTTTCAGCAAAATATACAATCTTCGAAACTCACTTTCAATTCAAGGACTATACACACAAATTTGGCAGGGTGGTGCCATCAAAAATCTCGAATACATTCCCCTTGATGGATCATCATCCTCCGCCCCTTTAAAAACCATAAGAATTATTAACGATCCACCAGGTATAAGAATCGTGCAATCTTGCAATGGTCTCATGTGTTACAAGAGTGGTTGCTATGACAATATACCCCGCAAAGTATATCCTACATATTACGTTTGTAATCCATCAACGAGACAATATCGCCCAATTGTTTGTGAGTTTCAAAAATATAAGAAAGGTTTTAAAGATCTTATAAGTGTCAGTATAGCTTACGACCCACTCAAATCAACTCATTATAAAGTTGTTTGCATCTGGTTGGTTTCACGGTTTAAGGATTTTTTCCATTATCAAGTTGAGATATACTCATCTGAAACAGCTTCTTGGAAGCTATCTGGAGAGGTTTTTTCCAAACCTGGTCGTTATTACTTGGGTAGCGGTGTGTTTTGGAATGGTTCATTGCATTGGGCTGCAACATTTGAAGTAGATAGGTTTTTTTACTTTGATGTTGATCAAGAATTAAGAATGGAAATGCAAATGCCACTCTATGACCAAGAGCTTAGAATGGAgattaagtactttggggaatgCAAGGGTCACCTATGTCTTATAGTTACTCAAAAATAA